GATTTATTCTTGGCAATGGTAGAATAGTTGAGAAGCACCGGCATAGGCTCCTTAACCCCTTCGATTAAATCATTTCTAGCGATTACTATCGTTAAGCCGGAAGGTCCGATATTTTTTTGTGCACCCGCAAAGATGATACCAAAATCACTTACATTGATCTTTCTAGAAAGCAAATCACTCGTCATATCAGCAACGACAGGGACTTTTTTAATCTTTGGTAATGTTTTATAGCGAGTTCCATAAATGGTATTGTTAGACGTGATGTGTAGATACTTTGCGTTGGCGCTGATATTGCTATCGTTTAGATTTGGGACGAGTGTATAATTGTTTGCTTTATCGTCGTAGATGATGTTGGTGTTAAAACCCAATTTCTTTGCTTCTTGCTCTGCCTTGTTTGCCCAAACACCAGTGATAGAAAAATCAGCAGTCTCACCCTTACGAAGTAGATTCAAAGGAACTGCGGAAAATTGAAGAGTAGCCCCCCCTGGATAAAATAGAACGGAATAGTTTTCTGGAATGGAAAGAAGTTCTCTCAGAGTTTTCTCAGCACTTGTTAGAATTTCGTCAAAATGGTATCCGCGGTGACTCATTTCCATGATAGACATTCCCGTTCCCATATAATCTAGAAATTCTTTCTGGGCTAATTCCATCACGGGGGCAGGAAGCATCGCCGGACCTGCGTTAAAATTGTAAACTTTCACTTTTGTAGGGTTCATAGATATAGAATTTTTTAACTAGGTTTGAAATCAAATAAATATTTCCTCCAAAATCAATCTTTTACTTTTCAAATCCGACATTCTAAAGTAGGGAATTCGGCGGTTTTGTTATTGCTTTGCCCCTAACATTTGTAGGAAGTGTAATTTATGAATTCAGTTGTGAAGTTTTTTTCGTCCTTAGTGCTCCTCTCGTCCCTGTCTTTGTTTGCCCAAGAAAAAGCAAAACTAGGTGAAGGTGAGATTCGTGATTCAGAAAGAATCCGTTTTACCAATAGATCCAATGCTAGGGCAGCAGAGAATGTTAAAAGGCAAAATGATACAATCGGGAAAAAGCTTTCCGAGTTAATCGAATCTGAGCCTACACAGGTGCACGATTATAAAAATGTTTCTGTGCGTCGTATTTTGGCGGATAAGAACGGAATGTTCGGAGGAGATATTATTTCTCTAGAATCAGATTCCAGTTTCGGTCATATCAACTCGGTCTACCGAATCCTTGCTTCTTATATTTCTAATTCGTTTGGTTACGGTGAAGAGAAAGCAGATATCATCGCTCTCTATGTTCTCTATTATAATGCAATGCATAGAAATGAGAAAAGCTATTTCAAGACAAAGTATACTTCTAATTTACTAGACACTCTAAAAGTGAATAGCACAGGAATTGGAAAGACTTATAAAGAATGGGCAGGGAGAACACAAATCGTAATTCCTCTCGAAGCAAATGCACTCAAAGAAAACGAAATCGATGTTACCCTCGATGAATTAGGCAATGAAGTAAATAAGATCATTGATGAAAAGAAAAACGGCGCAGAAGAAAAAAAGAAATTTGCTGAGGTCGTAAAAGAAAAAATCATCGAAGAGAAAAAACTCCTAGAGGAAAAAAAAGAAGAGCTAAAAGTCAAAGAAGAAAAGATTGCTCTCAAAGAGAAAGATGTTGAAGCAAAGAATCCTCCTGAAATTAAGAAAGAAATCATAGAGCCTAAAAAAGAAATTGTAGAAGTCAAAAAAACAGAGCCAAAGCCTGAGCCTCCAAGAGAAGTTGTAAAGAACAATCCAGTAGAGCCTGTGAAGACTACTCCTGTGCAACCTGTGGCAAAAGAAACAGCCGTTGTGAAAACAGAAAAGCCAATTGAGAAAGCTCCTGAAATTAAAAAAGAGCCAACTGTAGATGTAAAGAAAATAGAAAAAGAATTGGCTGTCGTTAAACAGGAATTAGCCAAGAAGATTGAAGTCGAAAACAAAAAGAAAGAGTTTTCGCCTAACGTCATTGATGGTAAGATTGTATTCTTAAAAGTGGTGAAATACGATACAGCAGAAGGACATTTTAATAGCGAGCTACATCTGATTGATCCAGAAAAAGATGATGCAGTCCTAAAAAGTGATTTCAATAAGATTTGCAGTCGTCAGTTCAAAGAGTTTGGGGGTAATATCGTAGTAGTCGGATTTAAAGACGGACACAAAGACGAGCACCAACTTTATCTTATCAACAAAAAAGACTTAAAAGAAAACGGGAAGTCGACATCTAATGTTTTTTCAAGAACGATAATCGAAATTATTGGAGATGAACTCTATGCCTTTGAATTTGAAAAGGGTAGCTATTATATTTCTAAGTTCGACAAGGGGCTTCGTCGCCTTATCCGCTCTGACAGAGAAATCAATCCAGATTCTAACCTAACCTTCTACGGAAAAAAAATCTACGTAACCGGCAAAGCAGAAACCGGTAATGCAGTCGATATCCGCATATTCAACAAAGACGATTTAAAGTTCATAGGTAAAATTAAACCTTAAGAATCTGTAAATCTAGATTCAACTCAGAATGCTCTAACCACAATGCTTCGACCCTCAGATAGAAGCATTGAGTTAAAAACAAATTCCAAGTTATCTTAAGATGTCGCCTTGAATAGGTTCATCGTGAGGGGATCTAGAAGTATTCAGACTAAGATTTCATGGTTTTACCGAAAGAAAAGAATGAAGAGGTTCCGAAATCATCTATGATATTGGGTATGTGGGGTTTTAGATAAATATAGCCTGTCATCCCGAAATTTTCAGTCGGGAATCTCAACTTATAAAAGAATTTACTCCCGTCATTTCGAACATGCATCATCGTGAGAAATCTATTTGGCAAAGAAAGGAAAAAATTTTTACTTCTAAGGGCACGAAGGAAGGCAGAAGGATCAGTGCGGTTGCTTGTTGATGCTAGTCTTCTTATGTATTGGCTCAAACTTGTATGATTGCATATTGGTAATACTGATGTTTTTTATCTGAAAATAATATATCTGTAGGTTATACTCTTGACATTTATTGGTGATATCTGGATGATTAGTAAGACATCTTTTAAAGAAGTTTTAAATAGGAGACATTTATGAAACTAGAATTTAAAAATATTCCGAATTGGGTTAATCCTGCTTTACAAGGGTTAGCATATTGTATAGGATATAAAAAACAAATGTATTGGAGGTATCATTTTAGCGAAGGCTTTATAACGTCGGAATTGTATACTCTCTTAAACTCGCACAAGAAAAGCACTCAGATTGTTCTGGCAGAATTTCCATTTGAAAAAATGTTAGATGGATTCAAGTTACCAAAACGTTCTGGCAGTGATGATAAAAATACATTCGATGGAAATATTAAAAAAAGTGGTAGAATGCCTTCTGTTGACATTATTGTCGTAGATGATAGTAATATGAATGCTAATAAAAAATCATATGATAGTTTAGAAAATAGAAAATCTAATGATTTTATTCTCCCCAAGGATGCTGAGCAATTTTTATTTGAAATTAAACTGTTTGAAGGGGAAGGTAATATTGATTATGATTTTACAAAAGTGAATAGTTATCTACTTGCCAATGAAAAGGCTAGAGGATTTTCTTTAATTGTTATTCAAAATGGAATAATTGATAAGAATGGGAAACCAAAAACTGAATTAAAAATAAATGGTGAACCTATTATTGATGTTATTATAAACAATACTCATAAGGAAAAAATCAAGAAAACGAGAACTATATTAAATTTTCATACAGACACTTATTCTAAAGAAAACTATTCCTTTAAAGTAAGAAGAATTTATAAGGCTTCAGCAACTATGCAAGTAACTCACAAAAGTATTTTTATTCTATTAGTCGAAATATTGCCAATTATTAATTAAAATATAACTTAGTAAAAGTTAAGTAAGGGACGGAAACTATGGCACTTAAAAACATTCTAGATAAGGATGTAATTTTTCGAGATATTACTTTAAAAAAATATTTAAGACTAGTTAAAGATTGTTTAGATGAAGATTTATATGAAGGGGCTTTAATTATATCTCAAATAAAATTGGAGCAAATCATAAAAAGAATTATAAAATATACTTATAAAATAAATCAGATTAGCCCTACAAGTATTGATATATATTTGGATAATACTGCAAAGAACATAAATATATTAACAAATATATGTTTTCAAGAAGCGTACGGAAAAAATTGTGAGCAGTTTATTATAGATGGACTAGATAAGTCCGAAGAGAAAAAACATTTTAAAAATTTATGGGATAATTTTATATTATCTTCGAAGACATTAAGAAATTCATTGATACACACTGGCTCAAGTTCTTCGCCTGCAAGCCTTGTCTTTTCCGCTATAAATAATATATATTTAATCGATTTAATTCGATATAGTTTTAATAGAAGTTATCCGCATTTTGACATAATTGGAAAATTTAGTAAATTAAAAGTTTCCACAAAAAAATATAAGTACAATACAGTTGAAGATTTTTTAGGAAAAAAAAAGAAAATTTTACTAAACTCGAGAACGAGGAGCATTGATTTTCGAAAATTGAAGCATACATGCTTGTCATATCAAGTTTATTTGAAAGAATCTATTAATGCCCCTTAAACTCCATCTATCAACTCAGGAACAAATCACCCGAGGCATAGAACAACTTGCCCTCGGGTGGCAATTCATAAGTAACCCCGAAACAGAAAAGAAGAAAGTTCCGATTGATTTAATGATAAATATATTGGAAGAGTCTTACAACGATTTGTCGGAAAGACAAGAAAATGGAACAGATTATTTAGACCGAAGATATAGGAATTACAGAGAGAAGTTAGGCGAGAAACCTTTTTATATTAAAATAGACTTTCAAAAGAAAATCATTCAAAACTTTAAAGGGAACGAAGAGAATATACGAAGGCTTGCAAAGGTTTATTTGGAGAATTATGCAGAGGATTATAGTGATTATATTCTGGATAATTATTTTAAAGTTCAAAAGGAAAACGGACTTTTAGAATATTCTCTTTTCGTTATAGTATTTTTTAATCTTGCATCTAGGTTAGGATTGACTGTTGAGATGACCTATGATAATATTTTAGATTCATCAAAAAAAAGAAGACGGAGGATAATACCAATCGGAGTTTCCTGTCGCCGTCCTTATCTCAACTTGATTGCACAAGACTGTAATGATAAGATTTATAAACATTTTGTTTTGAGTTGTATTACAGAAATTCATACTGATATTTTTGAATTTGCCAATGATTCTGAGCGTAAAAGAAATAACCTTGATTTAAAACATTTTCGGAATTCAAAAGACTATCGCTTTGGAAAAGAATACGTAACATACAAAATAGAATTAAAGAAAAAATTTCTAAGACACTTCCGTAATGTTTACTTCCCTGAATTTGAAACGATTGAAGAGAATAGTGATAAAGTAATTTTAGAAATTACGACTTGGGATTATCGGTATTTTTATAATGCAATTTTTAATTACAGAGAGCATTGTTTGCTATTAGCCCCAACCGACAAAGTTGACTTTTATAAAGATATTTTACAGAATACATTAAAAAAATATTCAGACGATTAAAAAAACTTCAAAGCGGAAAAACTTTTCCTCTATTTTTTACAATAGTGTGATAACGTTAGATGTAGTTTTATAGGAGAGAAAATGTCATTTATCGTTAACGTTCAATACAAACATGGAAAATTAAATCCTACCAGTCAGTCAGCTTGGCAGGGTACCGTTATGGGAAAGAGTGAGTCTGCAATAATGGAGGTGCTCAATAAGCGTCATTCAGGAGAGAAGATAGTTATTTTGAAAATAACATGGAAGTAATATGAATAAATTAATTCCCCTAATCTTTCCATTTCTCATTGGATGTCTTTCTTATCCTACTAAGAAAGAGATAATCGAATTAGATAAAAAAATTCTAGATAAGACTTTTGATTACTCAATTGAGCAATCAGATATAGATGTAAGTTTAGAAGTAGTAAATAATGACCTAGTTGGTAAATTATTTAAGAAAGAACAAATAACATATCACATAAAAAAGAAAGAGATTACACAATTTGATAAAAGTCAATCCGGCGACTATTGGACAGGAGTAATAATTTATACTGTAGGCTCAATGGGCATGGCAATTCCGTTCTTAGTTTACGGGTATATCGAATCTTTAATTCAAGTCAATAGTAAAGATAGTGAAAAAATCTATGAAGAACAGGAAATACGTAAAAATGAAATAGATGAATTTAATCCTAATCAATTTTCAGAAGCAAGTTATTATGTTTTACTCAACAATAAAAAAAGATTAAAATTGCAAATTCATCTTTTACTGTATCTTTAGATTACTTTATGAACCAGAAAGAGGTTAATTTGGATTATGCGATATATTTAAAAAACACAGAAGTCAAAGCTGAAACAATTTCACTTAAAGATGATAATATTACAGGAACAAGTCCAAAATATAAGCAAATTCTCACGATGATAGAAATTGAAGAAAAGAAAAGAAAAATTGTAGAGGAACGAGAAAAGCAAGCATCGAATCAAAGAAAATCCATTGATAAAGAGAATGAAAATAAAGCACTGGAAGAATTTATTTATGAAAATAATGCTTATTTTCCAGACTTAAAAGAATGTGATTTGACAAAAGGTATAGAAATAAAAGAAAAACGAGGATATAAAGATGCTTGTAAAATAGGTAATCCTAATACTGGATATTCTAATGGAGCAAGGTTTAATAAGCAGGTATTCTTTTTTTGTATAAGCAAATATGATAAAAGGAAGACAGGAAAAGGAATCTCTTTTTTTCATAACTCTAATGGAGAATGGGGTAAAGATAAATCACAAGTATCTTGTCTAACTGAGTAGGAAAAATAAACCACCATATAACTCCAAGTAGCCACTTACGAGAGAGAACTACACTCCGCCGTTCGGAATGTCCCTCTCGCTCACCCAAAACCGGCAAAATTATATTAGCCACAGTTTGCGTATACTTGTCAGACTCACACAACTACCAATAATAGAAACAAACGACCACAGTTCCCCTGTTAAAAACACAGAGTCAATTCCACTGAGTAATCGAACAAATATTTCTTTTTTTGGAGATTTGAGAAAAACGAAAGAGGAAATGAAAAAAGAAATCCTCATTGCTGCAGCTGTGAAACTGTATCATGATAAAACGTAAAATCCTGTTAATCTTGTAAATCCTGTCAAAAATTTCTTTTACTATGCTATTACAAATACTTTTGCTTCAATACTTAGTCTTCGCAGTAAAGACCTCTTTCTAAACAAAAAATATCTGAGAACGAAGTGAAGTTTTATTGACTAGGTATAGCTATTGGTCATGCTAGAGTAGTTAAATGAAAGAAAAGAAGAAAGTTCCTAATCCTTATGGTCGTAAGAGATGGATATTTCTGTAAGTTTTCATAGTTATAATAAAAGGGAAAAATAATGAATAGTTCTCAAATAAATTTTTATCTAATGGAAGAAGATATTCAAAAGATAAGCGATTACATTGACTCGCAAAGACTTGTGATTGTTGCGGAGCCTATGCCTAATAAAAAATTGAATTTTGTTCCTTCCCTTCTAATTCATTCCCAAAAAAAAATAAAGGTTCATAGATATTTGATTTTTAGAAAAGAGGACAAAGATAAAATTGAAGCAAATTATATAGTCTCTCGAAACTATTTTACGGTAAATGAAACCTTTTCTTCTATTATAGAATTTATTCCCTCGGAAATTATTAATAATAAATTCTATAGGGGTAGAATATTTTATAATAAAAAATTCTATGCGGATAATGGTAATTTAACAGAAAAAGATCCTGTCTTTTTGAAAGTTGCAGGGGATCTATTTAAGTGGATTAAAAAGTCCATAAAAAATGTTAAATACCGCAACTTTGAAGAGTTCCTTGTTTCAGAAAACACACTTGCCTGGATAGAGCAAGAAAAGGGAACTCTTTTGTTAAACAATATTAGTCCTGATAAGGCTTCCTTAAAAGAATCAGAGATTGAGCAACGGATACGAATAGCAGTCTAGTCGGTTATACTATTTAAGTAATTTCGAGATTCATACTTGTGACTCATGGATCAGTAAAACCTCCCTTCTAAACAAAAAAAATGGCCGCGGTCAAATAAAAATTTGGTCGTTTCTAAATTAGAATTTGGTCGCGACCAAATTAAAAAATGGCCGTTTCTAAATTACAAAATGGTCGCGATCATTTACAAAATTGGCCGTTTCCAAATTTTTAAACCCCTCTGTGTCTTGGTGCCTCTGTGGCAAATGACCTAATCTTTTTAACCCTTGGCACAGAAATTGCTACAATATGAATGAGAATACAGCTATTTTGACTTTCAAATAGGAAAATATCATTTTCAAAATCAGAATGTTCTAAAATAGTGCAAAGTGTATCAACATATACGACAAGGTTAAGGAAAAATTATGAATAGTAGAACAGCCAGACAAGAAGCGATAGCTAGAATTACAGACTACATACCAGAGGATTCTGGTTATGATTTTATTGACACACCCGTGCCTGAACTATTCGGAAGCAAGGTTTTCAGCAACAAAGTGATGCAAGATCGTTTGCCTAAGAATGTGTATAAATCCCTCAAAAAGACAATCAATGAAGGAAAACCACTTGAACCAGAGGTAGCTGACGTTGTTGCAAATGCGATGAAAGATTGGGCACTTGAAAATGGAGCTACTCACTATAGCCATTGGTTTCACCCGCTAACAGGTTTAACCGCAGAAAAGCATGACTCCTTTATCAGCCCACAAGGCGTTGGGGAAGTTATCATGGAATTCAGTGGAAAAGAACTGATTAAGGGAGAGCCAGACGCTTCTTCTTTCCCATCCGGTGGAATTCGTGTTACATTTGAAGCAAGAGGTTATACCGCTTGGGATGCAACTTCACCAGCTTTTATCCGCGATACTACTCTTGTGATTCCGACAGCATTTTGCTCCTACACTGGCGAAGCACTTGATAAGAAAACTCCTCTCCTTCGTTCTATGGACGTTCTTTCCGAGCAAGCTCTTAGAGTTCTAAGACTTTTTGGAAATAAAACAGCTACTCGTGTTACTACTACTGTTGGTCCTGAACAAGAATACTTTTGTATTGATAAAAACTTCTTCAACTTAAGACAGGATTTAATGCTCACTGGACGCACATTGTTCGGCGCAAAACCTTCTAAAGGACAAGAATCCGAAGATCATTATTTTGGTTCAATCAAACCTAGAATCATGCAATTCATGATTGAGTTAGATGCAGAATTGTGGTTACTCGGTATTAATTCCAAGACTCGGCATAATGAAGTTGCTCCTTCTCAATATGAAATGGCTCCAGTGTTTACAACCACAAACATTGCGATGGATCACAACCAACTTATCATGGACACTCTTAAAAAAGTTGCCAACAAACACGGATTATCCTGCCTTCTCCATGAGAAACCTTTCAAAGGTGTAAATGGTTCAGGAAAACACAATAACTGGTCTATGTCATCTAACGATGGACAAAACCTACTTGAGCCCGGCGATAATCCACATGATAATGCTCAGTTTTTATTTTTCCTAGTCGCAACCATTATGGCTGTGGATAAGCATGGTGATCTTCTTAGAGTTGCTATTTCTAACGCTGGTAATGACCACCGTCTAGGTGCTAACGAAGCTCCTCCGGCAATCATTTCTATTTTCCTTGGAAGCCAACTTACAGACATCATAGATCAAATAGAAAAAGGTGCTGCAACTTCTTCTTCAGTAGGTGGTTTTATGGAGATAGGTGTTTCTACTCTTCCACCACTTCCTAGAGATACAACAGATAGAAATAGAACCTCTCCGTTTGCTTTCACTGGAAACAAATTTGAATTCCGCGCTGTTCCTTCTTCGCTTTCTCTTGGTTATCCAAATGCTTTCTTAAATACATTCGTTGCAGAAGCGTTAGATGAAATGGCTACTGCACTTGAAGCTGAAATCAAAGGTGGAGCAACTCTTGAAAAAGGGGTTCAAAAAGTTCTAACAGAAACGATTAAAAAACACAAGAAGATTATTTTTAACGGTGACAATTACACTGACGAATGGAAGAACGAAGCAGCTAAGCGTGGTTTGCCTAACTACAGAACATTAGTAGACGCACTGCCTTCTTTTATCAAGAAAGAGAATATTGCCGTATTTGAAAAATACAAAGTGTTTAGTGCTAGAGAAGTAGAAAGCCGTTATGCGATCATTCTAGAAGGTTACAACAAAGTAATCAACCAGGAAGGTCTTTGCACACTTGATATGGGGAAAACACAAATTCTTCCTGCTACACTTAGTTACCAAGGCGCACTTGCTAAAACTATTGCAGACACAAAAGCATTATTAGGCGAAGGTGCTGTAAAAGCTCAGTTAGAAACTTTAAAAGAAATTGCTGGACTTAATGAAAGCCTAAAATCTAATTTAGATGCATTGGAAAAAGCACTTGATCATGAAGATGCAGATGTGTTAAAACACGCAACTCATTTCAAAGACAGTGTGATTCCAAAGATGGGTGCAGTTCGCGAAGTCGCTGATAAATTGGAGACTCTCGTGGATTCTCAGTATTGGCCTCTACCAACTTATGCGGAGATGTTGTTTATCGCGTAATCGGTTAATGACTCTACTGTAGGTCGATTGTAAGGACTTGATTAATCAAGTCCTTACAATCTCTATACTACTAAGATTACTTTTTATTTCTCTACAAACTTCTTTGCTATCAACTCATTTACCTTCTTAGCATTCTCTGTATTCGGATTTTTTTTTTTACCAAGCGGGCTATCGTCTAGCATACTGTGGTTATGACTTTCATCTGATGTGACTCCTACCTTTTTAAAATCTTCCGGTGTTAATACGATTGTCTTTCCTGCTTTTGTTAGAACTAAATAATCACTATCATGGCTTCCTGAATAGTTAGAAGAGTTGTCTTTAAAGTCAACTGCTCCCTGGCAGTGGCAAACGCCTGTTATACCTGTTTCTTTTATTTCAAAAGAGTAAAGTTTTGTTCCTCTAATTCCGGCTACAGAAGTTGGCATTATGACTTGAAAGTTGGTGTCTTTGTTTATCTTCTTAGCGTCTAACCAGAAGTTACCGCTCTTAGAAATTAACTCTTGCTCTTTTGCATTGAATTTGCTAATTACAAATTCAGAGTTTTGTTGAATCTCAACAGAGCCTGCGTTTCCTTCGAATTCAACAATTGCGGCTGATTTAGCTCCCGTAAGAATAGAATCTCCTTCTCCTAAAGAGTCTCCTTTCTTTGCAACTGTCTTTGTTCCTTTCGTAATAATCGACACTTCACCAATTGCAAATTTCACTGATCCTTTTGCAGAAACTTTTGTCTCTGCTGGCTTACTACAAAAAGAAAATCCGAATGCTAATAAAATTAAAAGTATTTGTTTCATATTTGTCCTCTATTGTCATTTACTCGCTTTTGCTGGTAAGTGACAATTCATTTTAGTTAATTATGGATGGACTAAAGAACTTGACTTTCTGAATTATTTCGGATTTTTATTTCTTATGCGCGGTCTATTAATCCTTATTTCTATTATTCTGTTTTCCTGTAAATTCTTTGAGCAGGACGAAAAGAAAAACTTTACGCCTTTATCTGAATCGATGATTGTCTCGGAGCTAACGGGTATT
This region of Leptospiraceae bacterium genomic DNA includes:
- a CDS encoding FecR domain-containing protein; translated protein: MKQILLILLAFGFSFCSKPAETKVSAKGSVKFAIGEVSIITKGTKTVAKKGDSLGEGDSILTGAKSAAIVEFEGNAGSVEIQQNSEFVISKFNAKEQELISKSGNFWLDAKKINKDTNFQVIMPTSVAGIRGTKLYSFEIKETGITGVCHCQGAVDFKDNSSNYSGSHDSDYLVLTKAGKTIVLTPEDFKKVGVTSDESHNHSMLDDSPLGKKKNPNTENAKKVNELIAKKFVEK
- a CDS encoding glutamine synthetase III, giving the protein MNSRTARQEAIARITDYIPEDSGYDFIDTPVPELFGSKVFSNKVMQDRLPKNVYKSLKKTINEGKPLEPEVADVVANAMKDWALENGATHYSHWFHPLTGLTAEKHDSFISPQGVGEVIMEFSGKELIKGEPDASSFPSGGIRVTFEARGYTAWDATSPAFIRDTTLVIPTAFCSYTGEALDKKTPLLRSMDVLSEQALRVLRLFGNKTATRVTTTVGPEQEYFCIDKNFFNLRQDLMLTGRTLFGAKPSKGQESEDHYFGSIKPRIMQFMIELDAELWLLGINSKTRHNEVAPSQYEMAPVFTTTNIAMDHNQLIMDTLKKVANKHGLSCLLHEKPFKGVNGSGKHNNWSMSSNDGQNLLEPGDNPHDNAQFLFFLVATIMAVDKHGDLLRVAISNAGNDHRLGANEAPPAIISIFLGSQLTDIIDQIEKGAATSSSVGGFMEIGVSTLPPLPRDTTDRNRTSPFAFTGNKFEFRAVPSSLSLGYPNAFLNTFVAEALDEMATALEAEIKGGATLEKGVQKVLTETIKKHKKIIFNGDNYTDEWKNEAAKRGLPNYRTLVDALPSFIKKENIAVFEKYKVFSAREVESRYAIILEGYNKVINQEGLCTLDMGKTQILPATLSYQGALAKTIADTKALLGEGAVKAQLETLKEIAGLNESLKSNLDALEKALDHEDADVLKHATHFKDSVIPKMGAVREVADKLETLVDSQYWPLPTYAEMLFIA
- a CDS encoding WYL domain-containing protein, whose amino-acid sequence is MPLKLHLSTQEQITRGIEQLALGWQFISNPETEKKKVPIDLMINILEESYNDLSERQENGTDYLDRRYRNYREKLGEKPFYIKIDFQKKIIQNFKGNEENIRRLAKVYLENYAEDYSDYILDNYFKVQKENGLLEYSLFVIVFFNLASRLGLTVEMTYDNILDSSKKRRRRIIPIGVSCRRPYLNLIAQDCNDKIYKHFVLSCITEIHTDIFEFANDSERKRNNLDLKHFRNSKDYRFGKEYVTYKIELKKKFLRHFRNVYFPEFETIEENSDKVILEITTWDYRYFYNAIFNYREHCLLLAPTDKVDFYKDILQNTLKKYSDD
- the serC gene encoding 3-phosphoserine/phosphohydroxythreonine transaminase encodes the protein MNPTKVKVYNFNAGPAMLPAPVMELAQKEFLDYMGTGMSIMEMSHRGYHFDEILTSAEKTLRELLSIPENYSVLFYPGGATLQFSAVPLNLLRKGETADFSITGVWANKAEQEAKKLGFNTNIIYDDKANNYTLVPNLNDSNISANAKYLHITSNNTIYGTRYKTLPKIKKVPVVADMTSDLLSRKINVSDFGIIFAGAQKNIGPSGLTIVIARNDLIEGVKEPMPVLLNYSTIAKNKSLYNTPPTYSIYIAKLVFDWCKKMGGIDAIEDMNENKARTLYNFLDKSRLYSCPVKGDHRSSMNVVFHLKDKSLEKEFTFSSERRGLHGLPGHRDAGGFRASIYNAMPPEGVNALIEFLIEFENKH